The Pyrenophora tritici-repentis strain M4 chromosome 2, whole genome shotgun sequence genome window below encodes:
- a CDS encoding Herpes-BLLF1 multi-domain protein produces MFAEDVAVQPAKALEPVQVGVTTLDDDELLQIGVAEILLLKDPDGVSVLLAVIVGILPFVVFTPENVLLTADGALLLVVLNHPENIAVAEAVGTLLFVEFNPEDALLAEADGILLLVVFNHPENVLLAGVVGTLLLVVFNPPGDVALAEAVGTLLLVIFSHPENVLLAGVVGTLLLVVFSHPEKVLLTGAVGTALFVVLKTPEDVPLVGLADGVVSTEELVTVMDNEEFIVLLVPGPSELVGKLLITTAELSEVIDGPLGELTGIEALVGSADGAEDISVLGKDVAGFDNELSVPLELEAISLDTLLASEDWTVFADVEPLSDEDGRATGHEVPVVFIVKQAEE; encoded by the exons ATGTTCGCTGAAGATGTCGCCGTACAACCAGCCAAAGCGCTTGAACCGGTGCAAGTTGGAGTTACGACACTAGATGACGACGAGTTACTCCAAATTGGTGTCGCTGAAATACTGCTACTGAAAGATCCCGATGGAGTTTCTGTGCTGTTGGCTGTCATTGTCGGCATACTACCGTTCGTCGTATTCACCCCAGAAAATGTACTACTGACTGCAGACGGCGCACTGCTGCTTGTTGTGTTGAACCATCCGGAAAATATAGCGGTAGCTGAAGCCGTCGGCACGCTGCTGTTCGTCGAATTCAACCCAGAAGATGCACTGCTCGCTGAAGCTGACGGCATACTACTGCTCGTTGTGTTCAACCACCCAGAAAATGTACTACTTGCTGGAGTCGTCGGCACACTGTTGCTTGTCGTATTCAATCCCCCGGGAGATGTAGCGCTGGCCGAAGCCGTCGGTACGCTGCTGCTTGTCATATTCAGCCACCCGGAGAATGTACTGCTGGCCGGAGTCGTCGGCACACTGCTTCTCGTCGTGTTCAGCCACCCAGAAAAGGTGCTGCTGACTGGAGCCGTGGGCACAGCGCTATTTGTGGTATTGAAAACACCAGAAGATGTGCCATTAGTGGGACTCGCTGACGGCGTTGTATCTACTGAAGAGCTTGTCACAGTCATGGACAACGAAGAGTTCATTGTGTTGCTCGTGCCGGGGCCCTCCGAGCTAGTTGGTAAGCTGCTTATTACTACAGCAGAGCTTTCTGAAGTCATAGATGGGCCACTTGGCGAGCTGACTGGTATTGAAGCGCTTGTAGGCTCAGCCGATGGTGCAGAAGATATTTCTGTGCTAGGTAAAGATGTAGCTGGGTTTGACAATGAGCTATCCGTGCCACTAGAGCTCGAAGCCATATCACTAGATACGCTACTAGCTAGCGAAGACTGGACCGTATTTGCTGATGTCGAGCCACTGAGCGACGAGGATGGCAGGGCAACAGGGCACGAGGTGCCCGTCGTCTTTATAGTA AAACAAGCCGAAGAGTAG